Proteins encoded within one genomic window of Plasmodium cynomolgi strain B DNA, chromosome 11, whole genome shotgun sequence:
- a CDS encoding 20S proteasome alpha subunit D2 (putative), protein MSYDRAITVFSPDGHLLQVEHALEAVKKGGCAVAIKSSNFAVLAVEKKNIPKLQNPRTTEKLIKLDEHNCLAFAGLNADARVLVNKTRLECQRYFLNMDEPAPVDYIAKYVAKVQQKFTHRGGVRPFGIATLIAGFKNNKEICIYQTEPSGIYASWKAQAIGKNAKVVQEFLEKNYQENMEQNDCLLLAMKAIFEVVELSSKNIEVALLTEKELSFIDEQQINALVDVIDSERTKKNSQNE, encoded by the exons atgagttatGATAGAGCTATAACCGTGTTCAGTCCTGATGGACATTTGCTACAAGTAGAACATGCCTTGGAGGcggttaaaaaaggaggctgTGCAGTGGCAATAAAAAGTTCCAATTTCGCTGTTTTGGCAgtggaaaagaagaacatTCCGAAATTGCAAAACCCAAGAACGACCGAGAAGTTAATCAAATTGGACGAACACAACTGTTTAGCCTTTGCAGGGCTGAATGCCGATGCGAGGGTTTTAGTCAATAAG ACGCGACTGGAATGCCAAAGGTACTTTTTAAACATGGATGAACCGGCGCCAGTTGACTATATTGCCAAGTACGTTGCGAAGGTTCAGCAAAAGTTTACACATAGAGGAGGTGTGAGACCATTTGGAATAGCAACGTTGATCGCTGGATTTAAGAATAACAAAGAAATATGCATTTACCAAACGGAGCCCAGCGGTATTTATGCATCATGGAAAGCGCAGGCAATtggaaaaaacgcaaaagttGTGCAGGAATTTCTGGAAAAGAATTACCAAGAAAATATGGAGCAGAACGATTGCCTCCTCCTAGCTATGAAGGCCATATTTGAG GTCGTTGAATTGAGCAGCAAAAATATCGAAGTCGCCCTGCTGACCGAGAAGGAATTAAGTTTCATCGATGAACAGCAAATAAACGCATTG GTTGATGTAATCGACAGTGAACGAACGAAGAAGAATTCACAGAATGAATAA
- a CDS encoding 20S proteasome alpha subunit C (putative), with translation MARRYDSRTTTFSPEGRLYQVEYALEAINNASITIGIITNEGVILGADKVFISKLIDKANNFEKIYKIDKHIFCGVAGLNADANILINQSRLYTQRYLYNYNDVQPVSQLVVQICDIKQSYTQYGGLRPYGVSFLIAGYDVKEGYQLYHTDPSGNYSGWFATAIGTNNLTASSILKQEWKKDMTLQDGLLLALKTLAKSTDSEVPKSEKIELAYLSNKDGELIQKYLTEKEIAELVKIYTEKYVKE, from the exons ATGGCCAGGAGATATGACAGCAGGACGACTACCTTCTCCCCAGAGGGTAGATTATACCAAGTAGAATATGCCCTAGAAGCAATAAATAATGCCAGCATAACAATTGGCATAATAACAAACGAGGGAGTAATTCTGGGGGCCGACAAAGTATTCATATCTAAGTTAATAGATAAGGCAAataatttcgaaaaaatctacaaaattgacaagcatatattttgtggAGTGGCAGGATTAAATGCTGATgcgaatattttaataaatcagTCCAGACTATACACACAAAGATATTTGTACAACTACAATGATGTGCAGCCTGTGTCCCAATTAGTTGTTCAGATTTGTGATATTAAGCAGAGTTATACACAATATGGTGGGTTAAGACCCTATGGTGTCAGTTTTCTGATTGCAGGTTATGATGTAAAGGAGGGATACCAACTGTACCACACAGACCCCAGTGGGAACTACTCTGGATGGTTTGCTACAGCCATTGGCACGAATAACTTGACGGCCAGTTCCATTCTCAAGCAG GAGTGGAAGAAGGACATGACTCTGCAGGATGGCCTATTGCTGGCCCTGAAAACGCTAGCCAAGAGCACAGATAGCGAGGTACccaaaagcgaaaaaatcGAGTTAGCCTACCTATCAAACAAAGACGGGGAGTTGATACAGAAATATttaacagaaaaggaaatagCAGAACTAGTTAAAATATACACAGAAAAGTATGTGAAAGAGTAA
- a CDS encoding hypothetical protein (putative), whose translation MNWFWKKEAPEEKKVKSAYDDYVTPPPFGNYLASAPEKPKSLKSEKPAVTEFKGFSPPPKFEFKEDTSASDKYDEDFSKYTKSNFIDSSFYDDKKNLFDFNLSHRTRACLESVKMGVKMGTMVGGIFGSLTGLYASFAHKNLFIFPVSVIGGAVSFGFFLGCGMIVR comes from the coding sequence ATGAACTGgttttggaaaaaagaagctcCCGAGGAGAAGAAAGTAAAGTCGGCGTACGATGATTATGTTACCCCCCCGCCCTTTGGAAATTACCTTGCGTCTGCGCCTGAAAAACCCAAGTcgttaaaaagtgaaaagccTGCTGTAACCGAATTCAAGGGATTTAGCCCTCCCCCCAAATTTGAATTTAAGGAAGATACCTCCGCAAGTGATAAATATGATGAggatttttcaaaatatacaaaaagtaattttatcgattcttctttttatgatgataaaaaaaatttatttgattttAATTTGAGTCATCGGACAAGGGCATGTTTGGAGAgcgtaaaaatgggggtcAAGATGGGCACGATGGTTGGAGGAATCTTCGGAAGCTTAACAGGCTTATATGCCTCctttgcacacaaaaatcttttcattttccccgtTTCAGTCATTGGTGGAGCTGTCAGCTTTGGCTTCTTCCTCGGCTGTGGGATGATCGTTCGT
- a CDS encoding ER lumen protein retaining receptor (putative) — MNIFRLIGDILHLVSMYILIMKLKKSKNCIGISCRMQELYLIVFLCRYIDLFFVFVSFYNTVMKITFILTIAYTIYLIRFKLPISQTYNRKVDNFKSEKYLIPPCIVLSLLTCKTYNLYNILWSFSIWLESVAILPQLVLLEKQREVENITSHYVITMGMYRAFYILNWIYRYFFDDKPYINVVGWLGGLIQTLLYIDFFYYFAMAKWYGKKLVLPFNGEV; from the exons atgaatatattcaGACTGATAGGAGACATTTTACACCTCGTAAGTATGTATATACTTATTATGAAGTTGAAGAAGTCCAAAAATTGTATTGGAATATCATGCCGCATGCAGGAGTTGTATTTGATAGTCTTCTTGTGCAG ATACATCGACCTCTTCTTCGTGTTCGTCAGCTTCTACAACACCGTCATGAAAATAACCTTCATACTGACTATAGCGTACACGATATATCTAATCAGATTCAAGCTTCCCATCTCGCAAACTTACAATAGGAAAGTGGACAATTTTAAAAGCGAGAAGTATTTGATCCCGCCCTGTATAG TTCTAAGCCTTCTAACGTGCAAGACGTATAACCTGTACAACATCCTGTGGTCTTTTTCCATATGGCTTGAAAGTGTCGCAATTCTTCCCCAACTAGTGTTGTTAGAAAAGCAGAGAGAAGTAGAAAATATCACCTCCCATTACGTTATCACCATGGGGATGTACAGAGCCTTTTATATATTGAATTGGATCTATAGATATTTCTTTGATGATAAACCATACATTAACGTCGTTGGTTGGTTAGGGGGGCTTATTCAGACTCTTCTCTACATTGACTTTTTCTACTACTTTGCGATGGCGAAATGGTATGGGAAGAAGCTCGTGCTGCCCTTCAATGGGGAAGTTTAA
- a CDS encoding hypothetical protein (putative) gives MHKNEDIGGKGPPANEERMGRNHLILVVDVNFMIWYEGVKIKFDKNNVKTLRLPEFLKSTFHFVRFYCLMSNSERICIIATSLRSCKILYENYVSYAKNNLTERDYCEEAYNKLIEFINENKTEKMMESSLSSALAVALCYNHRIVNMYENMKGRIFLLDISNQIYVYTNQYTQLMNIAYNAKRNDIIIDVFSLNYKIKLLEQICNITNGLYIDSSIFFNVNCTDNIEDVLTQTMIFWFLPSNSTRKYFSNTYLNDDTNIAVCSCHNKQVDIAYICSCCLAIYCSEKDDKTNKDRTSCFVCKTRFTKALLRNKIVSDLDFSSI, from the coding sequence ATGCACAAGAATGAAGACATCGGGGGGAAGGGCCCCCCGGCGAACGAGGAGCGAATGGGGAGAAACCACCTGATCTTGGTGGTGGATGTAAATTTCATGATCTGGTACGAAGGAGTGAAAATTAAATTCGACAAGAACAACGTAAAAACGTTGAGGCTACCGGAGTTTCTAAAATCTACATTTCATTTCGTACGCTTCTATTGCCTAATGAGCAACTCAGAAAGAATATGCATCATAGCTACATCGCTACGAAGCTGTAAAATTCTGTACGAAAATTACGTGTCCTATGCAAAGAATAATTTGACCGAAAGAGATTACTGTGAGGAGGCATACAACAAGCTAATCGAatttattaatgaaaataaaacagaaaaaatgatggaaaGTAGCCTGTCATCAGCATTGGCAGTGGCTTTATGTTACAATCACAGAATCGTTAATATGTACGAGAATATGAAAGGCAGGATCTTCCTGCTAGACATCTCCAATCAGATCTATGTGTACACAAATCAGTACACACAATTAATGAACATAGCATATAATGCCAAAAGGAATGACATCATAATTgatgttttttcccttaactacaaaataaagttatTGGAACAAATTTGTAACATTACAAATGGCCTTTATATTGAtagcagcattttttttaacgtaaATTGTACAGATAATATTGAGGATGTGCTTACGCAGACGATGATTTTTTGGTTCCTTCCGTCTAATAGTacaaggaaatatttttccaatacGTACCTAAATGACGATACTAATATTGCTGTTTGCTCTTGCCATAATAAGCAGGTGGATATTGCTTATATCTGCTCGTGCTGTTTGGCTATTTACTGTTCTGAGAAGGATGATAAAACGAATAAGGATAGAACTTCTTGCTTTGTTTGTAAGACTCGGTTTACAAAGGCGCTTTTAcgcaacaaaattgtgtcCGACTTGGacttttcttccatt
- a CDS encoding hypothetical protein (putative): MASKNRSYREDHADEYYHGGEKAKGKFYNRGGGGWDGHDKERDETWEHHDRSRNAHQDNFSIKEYDNRYKDRGYGERYESRHGDRGDRANRPYDKYDEDRHEYDPKRGKRKHEERRNGRGSPERGYGGRGDSEHYEKYNSNKAAGGADDGERENRKSWANHHSYGKDGNRGGFRDGHRGGFRDGNRDGNRDDHRDDHRDGHRRSEHKSFSRYKESERRRSYNDSSVEDSQSEYTSGSDDGNDKYRSYGQKKYRVGENSDEQGEFTRGGYSRGGYPYGGHTHSGYPREGLTTRKINNVNDVLEMKSNIELSRFIFIYKLGENITEEEIDDMMRNTAISNAFSLPLNIYINRLSFFSVKDELFVREGLEFIKNNSYFNNIQLSILNTQMNNQINDDRCCIVEFPSNEASAKLFSLYEKNKCCIEIGKNISYIFPLFKLKKKLNKIVEDKQALKKFYDWYCSYCNFLNFSRRTACFFCKETKTNDAKMVESETKIPPNVFIKNGTMMGAAAAAAAAAQEGGPFGAKSVFSGIPNVEQAAFGLPGSNAPLGGNGVSNLEADFSQQEVNPAVAAVGSVASVAATAGAAGGGVYPLNAPPLQQMGENSMENFEMSIKEILADVEKTNMLILKDIDGSIPNKDLLKFINEVFENRHVNYLYLFNDIRSSSKRKGFCFVEFERASYAEQMMNELEGNFYLNYKNNFFKLDYVYEKGKEYFFHSINLAKLNINKSAATVLMKSYIPHFNFFVSYMETVVNMMSIKNYTFFLVWSSQVIILKKEKPALSEFFFDYNTQYYYHPVFQIYFDNNTNFYMSLSKGYYIWNEKIKCLVRMYMGNEQQVSADHGGGDEKAVGIYTSATLVTSDHEEQHQEGRKEDTPKGHPLQAVDSGELNAKENNPISGGNGVETSKNTALDKISSLVERAKMIALASKKNIEQMNMNEASSTNVEKKSKEIIKKHFATDSADEDNDDLSDKEEELHKKGHPNSNAYNKGSQLNKGPTRITNTTMEGGSSYHKSSYKTKNSLIESLAKVQNRGQWAGTTKEQNNNASSLSEPNRVPNSEAAKEGTNEHSSNSGNDLNICFICLRKFANAHLLQKHVDMSSLHKRNIQLVMDVVSAG, translated from the exons ATGGCGTCGAAGAATAGAAGCTACAGAGAGGACCATGCCGATGAATACTACCATGGAGGCGAGAAGGccaaaggaaaattttacaacCGAGGAGGTGGAGGATGGGATGGGCACGACAAGGAAAGGGATGAAACGTGGGAGCATCACGATAGGAGCAGAAATGCCCACCAGgataatttttccataaaGGAGTACGACAACAGGTACAAGGATAGGGGCTACGGTGAGAGGTACGAGTCGAGGCATGGCGACAGGGGGGACAGAGCGAATCGACCGTACGACAAATACGATGAAGACCGGCACGAGTATGACCCCAAGAGGGGGAAGAGAAAGCACGAAGAGAGGAGGAACGGCCGAGGGAGCCCAGAAAGAGGATATGGGGGGAGAGGCGACTCGGAGCATTATGAGAAGTACAACAGTAACAAAGCAGCAGGGGGTGCGGATGACGGGGAGAGGGAAAACAGGAAGAGCTGGGCTAACCATCACAGCTACGGCAAAGATGGCAACAGAGGTGGTTTCAGGGATGGTCACAGAGGTGGTTTCAGAGATGGTAACAGAGATGGCAACAGAGATGACCACAGAGATGACCACAGAGATGGTCACAGAAGAAGCGAACACAAATCATTTTCCAGATATAAGGAGAGCGAAAGAAGGAGGTCGTACAATGACAGCAGCGTGGAGGATAGCCAAAGTGAGTATACGTCCGGGTCGGATGATGGGAATGATAAATATCGTTCGTATGGTCAGAAGAAATACAGAGTGGGGGAAAACTCGGATGAGCAAGGGGAATTCACAAGGGGGGGTTACTCCCGAGGGGGGTACCCCTATGGAGGTCACACACACAGTGGCTACCCCCGTGAAGGACTCACAAcgagaaaaattaacaatGTAAACGATGTGCTGGAAATGAAGAGCAACATAGAGTTATccagatttatttttatttataaattggGAGAAAACAtaacagaagaagaaatagaTGACATGATGAGGAACACAGCCATCAGTAATGCATTCTCTCTACCTCTcaacatatacataaatagATTATCCTTCTTTTCTGTGAAGGACGAACTATTCGTAAGGGAAGGACTGgagtttataaaaaataattcctacTTTAACAATATCCAGTTGAGTATACTAAACACACAAATGAATAATCAAATTAACGATGACAGATGTTGCATCGTTGAGTTTCCATCCAATGAAGCATCTGCAAAATTGTTTTCTTTGTATGAGAAGAATAAATGTTGCATCGAAATTGGAAAGAACATCTCGTATATATTTCCCCTATTCAAgctgaagaaaaaactgaatAAAATAGTGGAAGATAAACAAGCgctaaaaaaattctatGATTGGTATTGCTCTTATTGTAACTTTCTCAATTTCTCTCGTAGAactgcttgttttttttgcaaagaaaCGAAAACTAATGATGCGAAAATGGTGGAGAGTGAGACGAAGATACCTCCTAATGTGTTTATAAAGAATGGTACCATGATgggtgctgctgctgctgctgctgctgctgcacAGGAGGGGGGGCCCTTCGGGGCGAAGAGTGTATTTAGCGGCATTCCCAACGTGGAGCAAGCGGCGTTTGGCCTTCCTGGTAGTAATGCCCCCCTTGGGGGGAACGGTGTGTCTAATTTGGAGGCTGACTTCAGTCAACAAGAAGTCAACCCCGCAGTTGCAGCTGTCGGATCAGTTGCATCAGTTGCAGCAACGGCAGGAGCTGCGGGCGGGGGGGTGTACCCGTTGAACGCCCCTCCCCTGCAGCAAATGGGAGAAAACTCGatggaaaattttgaaatgtCCATTAAGGAAATCCTGGCAGATGtcgaaaaaacgaacatgCTAATATTGAAAGACATAGATGGAAGCATCCCAAATAAAGACCTTTTAAAGTTCATCAACGAAGTGTTCGAAAATAGACACGTGAATTATCTCTACCTGTTTAATGACATAAGGAGCTCAAGTAAAAGGAAAGGGTTTTGCTTCGTGGAATTTGAGAGGGCAAGTTACGCAGAGCAAATGATGAACGAACTGGAAGGGAACTTCTACCTcaactataaaaataatttttttaaattggaTTATGTGTACGAGAAGGGAAAGGAATACTTTTTCCATTCTATCAACTTAGCAAAATTGAACATTAACAAATCCGCAGCTACTGTTCTTATGAAGAGTTACATTCCtcattttaacttttttgttaGCTACATGGAGACCGTTGTGAATATGATGAGCATAAAGAACTACACGTTTTTTCTTGTTTGGTCCTCTCAAGTGATCATACttaagaaggagaagccGGCACttagtgaatttttttttgattacaACACTCAGTATTATTACCATCctgtttttcaaatttattttgacaACAACAcgaatttttatatgtccCTTTCGAAGGGGTACTACATATGGAATGAGAAGATTAAGTGCCTCGTGAGGATGTACATGGGGAATGAGCAACAGGTAAGTGCCGATCATGGTGGAGGTGATGAGAAGGCTGTGGGGATATACACATCAGCTACGTTGGTCACTTCAGACCATGAGGAGCAGCATCAGGAGGGACGAAAGGAGGACACTCCCAAGGGACACCCCCTCCAGGCAGTGGACAGCGGTGAACTCAACGCGAAAGAGAATAACCCCATCTCTGGGGGAAACGGCGTGG AGACCTCCAAAAATACAGCTCTAGATAAAATATCCAGCTTAGTGGAAAGAGCTAAGATGATAGCCCTggcctccaaaaaaaacattgaGCAAATGAACATGAACGAAGCGAGCTCAAccaatgtggaaaaaaaaagcaaagaaataattaagaAGCATTTTGCTACCGACTCGGCCGATGAAGATAACGATGACCTTTCTGACAAGGAAGAAGagttgcacaaaaaaggacaccCCAACAgtaatgcatataataagGGTAGCCAACTGAATAAGGGGCCCACTAGAATCACCAACACAACCATGGAAGGTGGAAGTAGTTACCATAAATCGTCTTACAAGACGAAGAATTCCTTGATTGAGAGTCTCGCCAAAGTACAGAATAGGGGGCAGTGGGCTGGCACTAcgaaggaacaaaataataatgcgAGCAGTTTGAGTGAACCCAATAGAGTACCCAATTCCGAAGCAGCCAAAGAAGGGACAAACGAGCACTCCTCCAACAGTGGCAACGATTTGAACATCTGTTTTATTTGCCTGCGGAAGTTTGCAAATGCGCATCTTTTGCAGAAGCATGTTGACATGTCCTCCCTGCATAAGAGGAACATCCAGCTTGTGATGGACGTTGTGAGTGCTGGTTAG
- a CDS encoding hypothetical protein (putative) produces the protein MDIFTILFVLLILFFIFDYNFCAKGLVFSIGNKSLRILKGSLERVYRSPLYLMHPVLQQLFVHTFYIYLEKKKTYVNHLIWKKTKEKEREKKTKNNIPGKTKWKEILNIPQLIGTTVGQIKKWVQNKLWQIFFLIIEYTRVYENICLKSNINTREVLSNNNFGVVIVDYYLPNCTVKKKKKSCENSKKDNYEIDLYDLVNIKQEKKIKLILIDQKWKTALNIEPIHDAHVQFLYLQDTVLIQYFQFACIFKEEFLKKPSEPRVDGKDPLEGEAEKDHVEQNMTNGNHGRSATQGGEVAVKEEVTVKEEVAVKEEAVVKEKAAVKEEVTVKEKAAVKEKAAVKEKAAVKEKAAMKEEAPMREQSTTGKRGQVQGEQLHAGDERSGHQRSLSGKSSTIEESAEVSTGRKQNGLKVDSQKPPPEQKNKFDGNGKSENAVEDKIRTHMNKWKYKNVKGIIVIVPEIFYNYRNIEEVKNGVPLYYILAKDVKIDSFTVIAKLLGYICVHVHININFGLSIPFIFSNKNANILNIANVESRNGAAIGGKPNGSVDEQYLHGCTHRNSGMQPQQVVSSYKKGQDKDPPLRENFLHDEKKHVPEDDNKVSSRLFEKVDNSDRNRTACDDLNLETTLKSCANVKTREDEEVLNDGEGTNAQFNAPLFSCPFSFYSDNYNDLNIAMAHFKSIFKNHNFVFLGFNDGTNILLNYFLEKIYKKKKNKTAGDNSKTPHFNLHNASPYKYPLLNYKGKGNGDQKLDPLNNQSKEKKKTTQKLDRQTKAKKKVK, from the exons ATGGATATATTTACCATCCTCTttgttttgttaattttattttttatattcgaTTATAATTTTTGCGCAAAGGGGTTGGTCTTTTCTATTGGAAACAAATCTCTGCGGATTCTCAAGGG CAGCCTGGAGCGAGTGTACCGGAGCCCGCTTTATCTGATGCACCCAGTGCTGCAACAGCTGTTTGTGCACACCTTCTACATTTAcctagaaaaaaagaagacatACGTAAATCACCTCATAtggaagaaaacgaaagaaaaggaaagggaaaaaaaaacaaagaataACATCCCaggtaaaacaaaatggaaagaaatacTGAACATACCTCAGCTCATAGGAACAACTGTTggtcaaattaaaaaatgggtgcaaaacaaattgtggcaaattttcttcctcattaTTGAATATACAAGAGTGTACGAAAATATTTGCCTAAAGTCGAATATCAACACGAGGGAAGTTCTGAGTAACAACAACTTTGGTGTTGTAATTGTGGATTACTATTTACCCAATTGTACTgttaagaaaaagaagaaaagttgtGAAAATTCGAAAAAGGATAACTACGAAATCGATTTGTACGACTtggtaaatataaaacaggagaaaaaaatcaaactGATTTTAATTGACCAGAAATGGAAAACCGCGCTGAATATAGAACCCATACATGATGCCCATGTTCAGTTTCTCTACTTGCAAGATACTGTCCTGATTCAGTATTTCCAGTTTGCCTGCATATTTAAGGAGGAATTCTTAAAGAAGCCTAGTGAACCCCGTGTGGATGGAAAGGACCCACTCGAGGGAGAGGCAGAAAAGGATCACGTTGAACAGAACATGACAAATGGGAACCATGGGAGGTCTGCCAcacaggggggagaagtcgcagtgaaggaagaagtcacagtgaaggaagaagtcgcagtgaaggaagaagccgtagtgaaggaaaaagccgcagtgaaggaagaagtcacagtgaaggaaaaagccgcagtgaaggaaaaagccgcagtgaaggaaaaagccgcagtgaaggaaaaagccgcaatgaaggaagaagcaccAATGCGGGAACAATCCACCACAGGGAAGAGAGGCCAAGTCCAGGGAGAACAATTACACGCAGGTGACGAACGAAGTGGACATCAGAGATCCCTTTCAGGGAAGTCATCCACTATAGAAGAATCGGCAGAAGTAAGCACAGGTAGGAAGCAGAATGGACTGAAGGTAGATTCACAAAAGCCCCCACCCGAACAGAAAAACAAGTTTGATGGGAACGGAAAGAGCGAAAATGCCGTGGAGGATAAAATAAGAACACATATGAATAAGTggaagtacaaaaatgtgaaaggtATAATCGTAATCGTACcggaaatattttataattatcgAAACATAGAAGAAGTAAAGAATGGCGTCCCTCTATATTACATACTTGCGAAAGATGTCAAAATAGACTCCTTTACGGTTATTGCCAAATTGCTGGGATATATCTGTGTTCATGTTCATATTAACATCAATTTTGGCTTGTCCATTCCGTTCATTTTTAGCAACAAAAATGCTAATATACTGAATATTGCCAATGTGGAAAGTAGAAATGGTGCCGCCATTGGGGGAAAGCCAAACGGCAGTGTAGATGAGCAGTACCTCCATGGTTGTACACATAGAAACAGTGGAATGCAACCGCAACAGGTTGTTTCATCTTATAAGAAAGGTCAAGACAAAGACCCTCCCTTGCGTGAGAATTTCCTCCATGATGAGAAGAAGCACGTGCCTGAGGACGACAACAAGGTTTCTAGTCGACTCTTCGAAAAGGTGGACAACAGTGATAGAAACAGAACTGCTTGTGATGATCTCAATTTAGAGACGACATTAAAAAGTTGTGCAAATGTAAAAACGAGGGAGGATGAAGAGGTACTAAATGATGGGGAAGGAACAAATGCTCAGTTCAACGCGCCGCTTTTCTCATGCCCATTCTCCTTTTATAGCGACAACTATAACGATTTGAATATTGCCATGGCACATTTtaaatcaatttttaaaaatcacaattttgttttcctcggCTTCAATGATGGCACAAATATTCTGCTAAATtactttttggaaaaaatttacaaaaaaaaaaaaaacaaaacagcaGGTGATAATAGCAAAACTCCCCATTTCAATTTGCACAATGCCAGTCCGTACAAATACCCCCTATTGAATTACAAAGGAAAGGGGAACGGTGACCAGAAATTGGACCCATTAAATAATCagagtaaagaaaaaaaaaaaacaactcaAAAATTGGACAGGCAAACaaaagcgaagaagaaggTGAAATGA
- a CDS encoding hypothetical protein (putative) translates to MGAFGSKNMEYYNYASMKLLERDKYTNEEEEEEDNHYCKETDIRETIKKAREIRNCNYKESMDLYIKALKRLKKLKENNSRIYRNVLEFEIRPQEIASSVSLNSSLEKNTYMKKEGDKNYTCATSNDNQAISINNKIASLYNEIADLCCIHDFIEKSLFYYDKACSYNPSKIDYIYKKGVLFQQMNDTERAINTFKIILAAEPNHIPTLFSLGNLYRYIDNHIALSYFEAILKIEPNNTEVLSLIASCYDNLGKLNEAISYQNKAVQIDPDNFNHKKFAQRLIEMKSQN, encoded by the coding sequence ATGGGAGCATttggaagcaaaaatatggaaTATTACAACTACGCCAGTATGAAGCTGCTGGAAAGAGACAAATAcacaaatgaagaggaagaagaagaggacaACCATTACTGTAAGGAAACTGACATCCGAgaaacaattaaaaaagcgAGAGAAATAAGAAACTGTAACTATAAGGAATCGATggatttatatataaaagcgTTGAAGAGgctaaaaaagttaaaagaaaataactcCAGGATATATAGGAATGTCCTCGAATTTGAAATAAGACCACAAGAAATAGCTAGCAGTGTGTCGTTAAACAGTagtttagaaaaaaatacctacatgaaaaaagagggtgataaaaattacacatgCGCTACATCGAATGATAATCAAGCCATATcgataaataataaaattgcatCGCTGTACAACGAAATTGCAGACCTTTGTTGCATTCACGATTTTATAGAAAAATCACTCTTTTATTATGATAAGGCTTGTTCATATAACCCTTCCAAAATTGATTATATATACAAGAAAGGGGTTTTATTTCAACAAATGAATGATACGGAGAGGGCCATTAACACCTTCAAAATTATTCTGGCTGCGGAGCCGAATCACATTCCGACATTATTTTCGCTGGGTAATTTGTACAGGTATATAGATAACCATATTGCCCTTTCTTACTTCGAGGCCATCCTCAAAATCGAGCCAAATAACACCGAAGTTTTATCCCTCATTGCTTCCTGCTATGATAACTTGGGGAAACTGAATGAAGCCATTTCTTATCAGAATAAGGCAGTCCAGATCGACCCCGACAATTTCAACCACAAGAAGTTTGCCCAGAGGCTCATCGAAATGAAGTCTCAGAAT